One region of Acidobacteriota bacterium genomic DNA includes:
- a CDS encoding M6 family metalloprotease domain-containing protein, giving the protein MSLVKQGLTVAMFLVIVATVTEAIDLSRGVIYDVPQDVLEQKVGRLPPSMLTDEELQAISQYRFTGDTLKLLVIPTEWSNRPGTYSRETLDSLFFSRGVYPGGSVADYYHEVSYGQMTVVGDVLDWYPAGYYDGSGWYDFEALLPDIDMMINFTDYDADQDGNVDALMFFRAGTGMEDTQDPYDIWSYAYIYPLGTGPGPFDGEHIPRWNTCPELLPLHNPANPTEFLGLDTLNRIRVFCHELTHNLGLPDLYDYDEKMNTETYSTPDDANDHPLVDWCIMGYYGYGVFSLGSPIPSHPCGWSRKQLGWIEPVTLAGTYENLVIPNIETVSENSLFKLPINEAEGEYFLLEYRNPYSAASFDKRNSDFSVFFWPHLAYGAEILDRGLLITHVHDSLTEYGNVNAGTPDYPHYTVAVEDAGYNPTQDAWSNPEGFVTDSARWWYPYETRLQAPFSDDVPGQELFSPTTYPSSDGYEGPSGIVVRVDSIIGDNLYAYVHNPYGDADGDGIPNQLDNCPDSANADQADQDSDSVGNVCDNCIAAYNPGQEDTDGDGFGDSCDVCPGFDDHLNVDSDSVPDSCDNCIFVYNPGQEDSNGDGFGDSCCCVALTGNVDCDPDDIVDIGDLTSLIDYLFISQASLCCDAEANTDGDEAATIDIGDLTRLIGYLFISNELPVACPPYTGQARRPSQ; this is encoded by the coding sequence ATGTCACTGGTAAAGCAGGGTCTCACGGTTGCCATGTTCCTGGTGATCGTCGCGACCGTAACAGAAGCAATTGACCTGTCACGAGGCGTAATCTATGACGTCCCGCAGGACGTACTCGAGCAGAAGGTGGGGAGATTGCCCCCGAGCATGCTGACCGACGAGGAACTGCAGGCAATCTCTCAATACCGCTTCACCGGTGACACGCTCAAACTGCTGGTTATTCCGACAGAATGGTCAAACCGCCCGGGAACCTACTCCCGGGAAACACTGGACAGCCTTTTCTTCTCGCGCGGCGTGTATCCCGGGGGCTCGGTCGCGGACTACTACCACGAAGTGTCTTACGGACAGATGACGGTCGTCGGCGACGTCCTTGACTGGTACCCGGCCGGGTACTACGACGGCAGCGGCTGGTATGACTTTGAGGCGCTGCTGCCCGACATCGACATGATGATCAATTTCACTGATTACGACGCCGACCAGGACGGCAACGTGGATGCTCTCATGTTCTTCCGTGCCGGTACGGGGATGGAGGATACGCAGGACCCGTATGATATCTGGTCCTACGCCTATATTTACCCGCTCGGCACCGGCCCGGGACCTTTTGACGGCGAACATATCCCGCGCTGGAACACCTGTCCGGAGTTGTTGCCGCTGCATAATCCCGCAAATCCCACCGAGTTTCTGGGCCTGGACACCCTGAACAGAATCCGGGTCTTCTGCCATGAACTGACACACAACCTCGGATTACCCGACCTGTACGATTACGATGAAAAAATGAACACGGAGACGTACAGCACGCCTGACGATGCCAATGACCACCCGCTGGTGGACTGGTGCATAATGGGGTACTACGGTTACGGAGTGTTTTCGCTCGGTTCCCCCATCCCTTCCCATCCGTGTGGATGGAGCCGGAAGCAACTGGGCTGGATTGAGCCCGTTACCCTGGCGGGCACCTACGAGAACCTGGTTATTCCCAACATTGAAACGGTGAGCGAGAACTCGCTTTTCAAACTCCCGATCAACGAGGCCGAGGGCGAGTACTTTCTTCTGGAGTATCGAAATCCGTATTCTGCCGCGTCGTTCGACAAGCGCAATTCCGACTTCAGCGTTTTCTTCTGGCCGCATCTGGCCTACGGAGCGGAGATCCTGGACAGGGGCCTGCTGATTACCCACGTCCACGATTCGCTCACGGAGTACGGCAACGTGAACGCGGGAACACCCGACTACCCTCACTACACCGTGGCCGTGGAGGATGCCGGCTATAACCCGACGCAGGACGCCTGGAGCAATCCGGAGGGATTCGTGACCGACAGCGCCCGGTGGTGGTACCCGTACGAAACGCGTTTACAGGCACCGTTCTCCGACGATGTGCCGGGGCAGGAGTTATTCAGCCCGACGACGTACCCTTCCAGCGACGGCTACGAGGGGCCGAGCGGAATCGTGGTCAGGGTCGACTCCATTATCGGAGACAATCTGTATGCCTACGTGCACAACCCATACGGCGACGCTGACGGTGACGGGATTCCCAATCAGTTGGACAACTGCCCCGACAGCGCCAACGCCGACCAGGCTGACCAGGACAGCGACTCGGTGGGCAACGTCTGCGACAATTGTATCGCTGCCTACAATCCCGGCCAGGAGGATACCGACGGCGACGGGTTCGGCGATTCGTGCGATGTATGCCCGGGCTTTGACGATCACCTTAACGTCGATTCGGACTCCGTGCCCGACAGTTGCGATAATTGCATCTTCGTCTATAACCCGGGCCAGGAGGATTCCAACGGCGACGGGTTTGGCGATTCCTGCTGTTGCGTCGCTCTCACGGGTAACGTTGACTGTGATCCAGATGACATTGTCGACATCGGGGATCTGACGTCGTTGATTGACTACCTGTTCATATCCCAGGCTTCGCTCTGTTGTGACGCCGAGGCCAACACCGACGGCGACGAGGCGGCCACCATCGACATCGGCGATCTTACCCGGTTGATCGGCTACCTGTTTATTTCGAACGAGTTGCCTGTTGCCTGCCCGCCGTATACCGGCCAGGCGCGCCGGCCGTCACAGTAA
- a CDS encoding M28 family peptidase, which yields MFRKTTTALIFGLLLGGTALAGDLYRVTVQSSTDADRLLAAGTDPIVRLADGYLVIADEDAVAPLQTAGLEVELIAGSVERRDLALDGRRDRENVGKYTLAFEEAGIRLFRIDYDELAARSEPPELFSVGSHAPRIFYQEPAPSVELAPYQDIDLEDLISLINRDSLESYTERLQAFYRRLSGTDSSYASRDWLAGKFASFGYDSVVIDNFWGDLWGDWKQCQNVLAYKVGTRFPGEHVIIGAHYDGVYNSPAANDNGSGTAAVLEIARILKDIETEMTIVFALWDAEEFGLYGAWHYVEEAYAREDSIRFMLNLDMIAHYENTNEATIYHGLDQTYPVLWRSLADSLVNVYGHLSGTSQYSDHWPFQSYGYPVTFIIEWEFSNVYHSPHDSTTYMSYDYMTKLTQASLATAYVVNATGSPRAVSFQYPEGLPALLTPGEETSFPVVIDSGWLGEPVPGSARLHYAVDGGDYTTVTMTETSDNHYIATLPAIDCDSWCTFYFSADEVTAGTYYNPAPGEAYSAYGAILVTTALEDDFETDHGWTVSGDATAGHWERADPVDAMEGDPPTDFDGSGQCYVTGNGLFDSDVDGGVTWLDSPIFDISDGDGRIAYVSWYSNNNGPAPSSDYFKVYVSNDSGATWTVAETVGPVVQASGGWYEHGFRVSDVVSPTAGVQFRFEASDLGNDSQVEAAVDAVRVTYFECGTPVPDGDSDGVPDETDNCPYVYNPDQADANSDDVGDACCCLTLTGNVDCDGGEVVDIGDLTAMIDYLFITSEPLCCPNAANTDGDEAKVVDIGDLTALIDFLFITSEPPAACP from the coding sequence ATGTTTCGAAAGACAACCACCGCCTTGATTTTTGGCCTGCTGCTCGGCGGCACAGCCCTGGCGGGTGATCTGTACAGAGTCACAGTTCAAAGCTCCACCGATGCCGACCGGCTCCTGGCCGCCGGGACCGACCCGATTGTCCGCCTGGCCGACGGCTACCTGGTTATCGCGGATGAGGACGCCGTGGCCCCCCTGCAGACCGCCGGCCTGGAAGTCGAACTGATAGCGGGCAGCGTCGAAAGGCGCGATCTTGCCCTGGACGGCCGCCGTGACCGCGAGAACGTAGGCAAGTATACTCTGGCATTCGAAGAGGCAGGAATCCGTCTGTTCCGCATCGACTACGATGAGCTTGCCGCCCGCTCCGAACCGCCTGAACTCTTTTCGGTAGGCTCCCACGCCCCGAGAATCTTTTACCAGGAGCCGGCACCGTCGGTCGAACTGGCACCGTACCAGGATATCGATCTCGAGGATCTCATCTCCCTGATCAACAGGGACTCGCTGGAATCGTATACGGAGCGCCTGCAGGCGTTCTACCGGAGATTGTCCGGTACGGACTCCAGCTACGCTTCCCGTGACTGGCTTGCGGGCAAGTTTGCCTCGTTCGGCTATGATTCGGTCGTCATTGACAATTTTTGGGGCGACCTGTGGGGCGATTGGAAGCAGTGCCAGAACGTTCTTGCGTACAAGGTAGGCACGCGATTTCCCGGTGAGCACGTCATCATCGGCGCCCACTATGACGGCGTGTATAATTCGCCGGCGGCGAACGACAATGGTTCGGGCACGGCCGCGGTCCTGGAGATAGCCCGTATCCTCAAGGACATCGAGACCGAGATGACAATTGTCTTTGCCCTGTGGGACGCCGAGGAATTCGGTCTGTACGGAGCCTGGCACTACGTGGAGGAGGCGTACGCCCGCGAGGACAGCATCAGGTTCATGCTCAACCTGGATATGATCGCCCACTACGAAAACACGAACGAGGCAACGATTTACCACGGCTTGGATCAGACGTACCCGGTGTTGTGGCGGTCGCTGGCCGATTCTCTCGTTAATGTATACGGGCATCTGTCCGGTACGTCGCAGTACTCCGACCACTGGCCGTTCCAGTCGTACGGCTATCCCGTCACGTTCATTATCGAATGGGAGTTTTCCAACGTCTACCACTCGCCCCATGACAGCACGACGTACATGAGCTACGATTACATGACCAAGCTCACGCAGGCTTCGCTGGCCACCGCCTACGTGGTGAACGCCACCGGTTCGCCGCGAGCCGTTTCCTTCCAATACCCTGAGGGCCTTCCGGCACTGCTCACGCCGGGCGAGGAGACATCGTTCCCAGTGGTGATCGACAGCGGCTGGCTGGGCGAGCCGGTGCCGGGTTCGGCGCGACTTCATTACGCCGTTGACGGCGGCGACTATACGACCGTAACCATGACCGAAACCTCGGACAACCATTACATCGCCACGCTGCCCGCGATAGACTGCGACAGCTGGTGCACGTTCTATTTCAGCGCCGACGAAGTTACCGCCGGAACCTATTACAATCCCGCTCCGGGCGAGGCATACAGCGCCTACGGAGCTATCCTGGTGACGACGGCTTTGGAAGACGACTTCGAAACGGACCACGGCTGGACCGTATCCGGTGATGCCACGGCCGGCCACTGGGAGCGGGCTGACCCCGTGGACGCCATGGAGGGGGATCCCCCGACCGACTTCGACGGTTCGGGACAGTGCTACGTCACCGGAAACGGCTTGTTCGACTCGGACGTTGACGGCGGTGTCACCTGGCTCGATTCCCCGATATTCGATATCTCGGACGGCGACGGCAGGATTGCCTATGTCAGTTGGTATTCCAACAACAACGGCCCGGCCCCCAGCAGTGACTACTTCAAGGTTTACGTCTCGAACGACAGCGGGGCGACCTGGACCGTGGCCGAGACAGTGGGGCCGGTGGTGCAGGCGTCGGGCGGTTGGTACGAACACGGGTTCCGAGTCAGCGACGTCGTGTCGCCGACGGCGGGCGTGCAGTTCCGGTTCGAAGCTTCGGATTTAGGGAACGATTCACAGGTCGAGGCCGCGGTCGATGCCGTCAGGGTGACGTATTTCGAATGCGGAACTCCGGTACCGGACGGCGATAGCGACGGCGTACCGGATGAAACGGATAATTGTCCGTACGTATACAATCCCGACCAGGCGGACGCCAACTCAGACGACGTCGGCGACGCCTGCTGCTGCCTTACGCTGACGGGCAACGTCGACTGCGACGGGGGCGAGGTTGTCGATATCGGCGACCTCACGGCGATGATCGATTATCTCTTTATCACGTCCGAACCGCTCTGTTGTCCCAACGCGGCCAACACGGACGGCGACGAGGCCAAAGTTGTCGACATAGGTGACCTGACGGCGCTTATCGACTTCCTGTTCATCACCTCTGAGCCACCGGCCGCGTGCCCGTAG
- a CDS encoding M28 family peptidase, which yields MFRTIITALILGLLLGSTALAGDLYRVTVESTIDADRLLAAEADPIVRLEDGYLVIAEEAAVARLQTAGLKTELIAGSVERRDLALDGRRDRENVGKYTLVFEEEGVRLFRIDYDELAARSEPPELFALGSHAPRIFYQEPAPPVELAPYQDIDLEYLISLVNRDSLESYTERLQAFYRRTAGTDSNYVSRDWLADKFTLFGYDSVVIDSFWASLWGDWKSCQNVLAYKTGTRFPGEHVIIGAHRDAGSTSPGADDNGSGTAAVLEMARILKDIETEMTIVFALFDAEEAGLYGSFHYVDEAYARQDSIMVMFNLDMIAHWENTNEATIYHGSDQTYPVLWRSLADSLVNVYGHLSGTSWGSDHWAFQSYGYPVTFIIEWELSNVYHSPQDSTTYMSFDYMTKLTQASLATAYVATTTGSPQAVSFHYPEGLPALQTPGEETSFPVVIDSGWLGEPVPGSARLHYAVDGSDYTTVTMTETSDNHYIATLPAIDCDSWRTFYFSADEVTAGTYYNPAPGEAYSAYGAILVTTALEDDFETDHGWTVSGNATAGHWERGDPVDAMEGDPSTDFDGSGQCYVTGNGFFGSDVDGGATWLDSPIFDFSDGDARIAYARWYSSSSSGPAPSNDYFKVYVSNDSGATWTVAETVGPVVQSSGGWYEHGFRVSDVVPPTAGVQFRFEASDFGTDSQIEAAVDAVRVTYFECGAAAPDADNDGIADETDNCPYAYNPDQANQDTDSVGNVCDNCIATYNPDQVDTDGDGIGDSCDVCPGFDDHLDVDSDSVPDSCDNCIFVYNPGQGDSNGDGFGDSCCCIALTGNVDCDPDDIVDIGDLTSLIDYLFISQASLCCPNAANADGDEAKVVDIGDLTALIDFLFITSEPPAACP from the coding sequence ATGTTTCGTACGATAATCACTGCCTTAATTCTTGGCCTGCTGCTCGGCAGCACTGCCCTGGCGGGGGACTTGTACAGAGTCACCGTTGAAAGCACCATCGATGCCGACCGGCTCCTGGCCGCTGAAGCCGACCCGATTGTCCGCCTGGAAGACGGTTACTTAGTCATCGCGGAGGAGGCCGCCGTGGCCCGCCTGCAGACCGCCGGCTTGAAAACCGAACTGATAGCGGGCAGCGTGGAAAGACGCGATCTTGCCCTGGACGGCCGCCGTGACCGCGAGAACGTGGGCAAGTATACTCTAGTATTCGAGGAGGAAGGCGTGCGGCTGTTTCGCATAGACTACGATGAGCTTGCCGCCCGCTCCGAACCGCCTGAACTCTTTGCGCTGGGCTCTCACGCCCCGAGAATCTTCTACCAGGAGCCGGCACCACCGGTCGAACTGGCGCCGTATCAGGATATCGATCTCGAGTATCTCATCTCCCTGGTTAACCGGGACTCGCTGGAATCGTATACCGAACGCCTGCAGGCGTTCTACCGGAGAACGGCCGGTACGGACTCCAACTACGTTTCCCGTGACTGGCTTGCGGACAAATTCACATTGTTCGGCTATGATTCGGTCGTCATCGATAGTTTTTGGGCGAGCCTATGGGGCGACTGGAAGTCGTGCCAGAACGTTCTGGCGTACAAGACAGGCACGCGGTTTCCCGGCGAGCACGTCATCATCGGCGCCCACCGTGACGCCGGGTCGACGTCTCCGGGGGCTGATGACAACGGGTCAGGCACGGCCGCGGTCCTGGAGATGGCCCGTATCCTCAAGGACATCGAGACCGAAATGACAATTGTCTTTGCCCTGTTTGACGCCGAGGAAGCCGGACTGTACGGATCCTTTCATTACGTGGATGAGGCGTACGCCCGGCAGGACAGCATCATGGTCATGTTCAACCTGGACATGATCGCGCACTGGGAAAACACGAACGAGGCAACGATTTACCACGGCTCGGATCAGACGTACCCGGTGTTGTGGCGGTCGCTGGCCGATTCTCTCGTTAATGTATACGGGCATCTGTCCGGTACTTCATGGGGCTCCGATCACTGGGCGTTCCAGTCATACGGCTATCCCGTCACGTTCATTATCGAATGGGAGTTATCCAACGTCTACCACTCGCCGCAGGACAGCACCACGTACATGAGCTTCGATTACATGACCAAGCTCACGCAGGCTTCGCTGGCCACCGCCTACGTGGCGACCACCACCGGTTCGCCGCAGGCCGTTTCTTTCCATTACCCCGAAGGCTTGCCGGCGCTGCAGACACCGGGCGAGGAGACGTCGTTCCCGGTGGTGATCGACAGCGGCTGGCTGGGCGAGCCGGTGCCGGGCTCGGCGCGACTTCATTACGCCGTTGACGGCAGCGACTACACGACCGTAACCATGACCGAAACGTCGGACAACCACTACATCGCCACCCTGCCCGCGATTGACTGCGACAGTTGGCGCACGTTCTATTTCAGCGCCGACGAAGTCACCGCCGGCACTTATTACAATCCCGCACCGGGCGAGGCATACAGCGCCTACGGAGCGATCCTGGTGACTACGGCTTTGGAAGACGACTTCGAAACGGACCACGGCTGGACCGTATCGGGCAACGCCACGGCCGGCCATTGGGAGCGGGGCGATCCGGTGGACGCCATGGAGGGGGATCCCTCGACCGATTTCGACGGCTCGGGACAGTGCTATGTCACCGGAAACGGCTTTTTCGGCTCGGACGTCGACGGCGGTGCCACCTGGCTCGATTCCCCGATATTCGATTTCTCGGACGGCGACGCCAGGATTGCGTATGCCCGCTGGTATTCCTCCAGCAGTAGCGGCCCGGCCCCCAGCAACGACTACTTTAAGGTGTACGTCTCGAACGACAGCGGCGCGACCTGGACCGTGGCCGAGACGGTGGGGCCGGTGGTGCAGTCATCAGGCGGCTGGTACGAGCACGGGTTCCGGGTCAGCGACGTCGTGCCGCCGACGGCAGGCGTGCAGTTCCGGTTCGAAGCTTCGGATTTCGGGACCGATTCACAGATTGAAGCCGCGGTCGATGCCGTCAGGGTGACCTATTTCGAATGCGGAGCCGCGGCGCCGGACGCCGACAACGACGGCATAGCGGATGAAACGGATAATTGTCCATACGCATACAATCCCGACCAGGCTAACCAGGACACTGACTCGGTGGGCAATGTGTGTGACAATTGTATCGCTACGTACAACCCCGACCAGGTGGATACCGACGGCGACGGGATCGGCGATTCGTGCGATGTATGCCCGGGCTTTGACGACCACCTGGACGTGGATTCGGACTCCGTGCCCGACAGTTGCGATAATTGCATCTTCGTCTATAACCCGGGCCAGGGGGACTCCAACGGCGACGGGTTTGGCGATTCCTGCTGCTGCATCGCTCTCACCGGTAACGTTGACTGTGATCCCGATGACATTGTCGACATCGGGGATCTGACGTCGTTGATTGACTACCTGTTTATATCCCAGGCTTCGCTCTGTTGTCCCAACGCGGCCAACGCGGACGGCGACGAGGCGAAAGTTGTTGACATTGGCGACCTGACGGCGCTTATCGACTTCCTGTTCATCACATCTGAGCCACCGGCCGCGTGCCCGTAA
- a CDS encoding threonine synthase, whose product MSTFVTHLESALDGTRLPAGTIQTVHRDRPLWVRYDLEQVGRAVSKDELETRPPTMWRYRELLPTGDDVVSLGEGMTPLLPCPRLGERFGLSDLWIKDESLLPTGSFKSRGLAVAVNMARQFGIKRLAIPTAGNAGAAMAAYAARAGMEAFVFMPNDTPAVNRYECLLYGAKTFLVDGLITDCARIVREGRDVMNWFDFSTLREPYRIEGKKTMGLELAEQCGWKLPDVILYPTGGGTGLIGMSKAFDELAALGWLESDTRPRMVSVQSDGCCPIVRAYDKGERFAEPWQNARTIATGLRVPAAVGDFMILDAVRASGGRAVAVREERIPEWMNLAASCEGIPVCPEAAVCIGALERLVSEGWIAPDERVVIFNTGAAQKYVEAITTDIPLLAKDAPVDWDSLAGGKSD is encoded by the coding sequence ATGTCGACCTTCGTCACTCACCTGGAAAGCGCCCTTGATGGCACCCGCCTGCCGGCCGGGACAATTCAGACCGTCCACCGTGACCGCCCGCTCTGGGTCCGCTATGATCTGGAGCAGGTCGGCCGGGCGGTCAGCAAAGACGAACTCGAGACGCGCCCGCCCACAATGTGGCGGTACCGTGAACTGTTGCCGACCGGCGATGACGTGGTTTCCCTGGGCGAAGGGATGACGCCGCTTTTGCCCTGCCCGCGTCTCGGCGAGCGGTTCGGCCTGTCGGACCTCTGGATCAAGGACGAGTCGTTGTTGCCCACCGGAAGTTTCAAGAGTCGCGGTCTGGCCGTCGCCGTCAACATGGCGCGACAGTTCGGGATCAAACGACTGGCCATCCCCACCGCCGGAAACGCCGGCGCCGCCATGGCCGCCTATGCCGCGCGCGCCGGTATGGAGGCGTTCGTCTTCATGCCCAACGACACCCCCGCCGTCAACCGGTACGAATGCCTGCTTTATGGCGCGAAGACGTTCCTGGTCGATGGCCTTATCACTGACTGCGCCCGCATTGTCCGCGAAGGACGCGACGTCATGAACTGGTTCGATTTCTCCACGCTCAGGGAGCCGTACCGCATCGAAGGCAAGAAAACGATGGGCCTGGAACTGGCCGAGCAATGCGGCTGGAAACTGCCCGACGTCATCCTGTACCCGACCGGCGGCGGCACCGGCCTGATAGGCATGTCCAAGGCGTTCGATGAGCTGGCCGCCCTGGGGTGGCTCGAAAGCGACACCCGCCCACGCATGGTATCGGTGCAGTCCGACGGGTGCTGTCCGATCGTGCGGGCGTATGATAAAGGGGAGAGGTTCGCCGAACCGTGGCAGAACGCGCGAACCATCGCGACCGGCCTGCGGGTTCCGGCGGCGGTGGGAGATTTCATGATCCTCGACGCCGTGCGCGCAAGCGGCGGACGGGCGGTGGCTGTCCGGGAGGAGAGAATCCCGGAGTGGATGAACCTCGCGGCGTCCTGCGAGGGGATACCGGTCTGTCCCGAGGCCGCGGTTTGTATCGGGGCGCTGGAACGATTGGTCAGCGAGGGATGGATAGCCCCCGACGAGCGGGTGGTGATTTTCAACACCGGGGCGGCTCAAAAGTATGTCGAGGCAATCACGACCGACATCCCGCTCCTTGCCAAAGACGCGCCGGTTGACTGGGATTCACTGGCAGGTGGAAAAAGTGATTGA